A portion of the Streptomyces erythrochromogenes genome contains these proteins:
- a CDS encoding aggregation-promoting factor C-terminal-like domain-containing protein has product MSRISVRGFAVASATAVTTVGAVVGVATGDPTNDLETTASGATLLADIPVGDQAQVQSASLTQQADTIAHAADADAKRSAEEAARLQAAEDAKSKKAEAQKAADEKAKKEREEKEVASRSAARDAGDFAVQSSYTVAQVKAIAQQMVPAGQFQCFSKIINQESTWNYLAVNKSSGAYGLVQALPGSKMASAGADWRTNPATQIKWGLNYMEDRYGSPCAAWTFHQANGWY; this is encoded by the coding sequence GTGAGCCGGATCTCGGTCCGGGGGTTCGCAGTGGCTTCGGCCACCGCGGTCACCACCGTCGGCGCAGTCGTGGGCGTTGCCACCGGCGACCCCACGAACGATCTCGAGACGACCGCGTCCGGGGCGACCCTCCTCGCAGACATCCCGGTCGGCGACCAGGCGCAGGTCCAGAGCGCGTCCCTGACGCAGCAGGCCGACACCATCGCGCACGCCGCCGACGCCGACGCCAAGCGCTCGGCCGAGGAGGCCGCCCGCCTGCAGGCCGCCGAGGACGCCAAGAGCAAGAAGGCCGAGGCGCAGAAGGCCGCTGACGAGAAGGCGAAGAAGGAACGCGAGGAGAAGGAGGTCGCCAGCCGGTCCGCCGCCCGCGACGCCGGTGACTTCGCAGTCCAGAGCTCCTACACGGTCGCTCAGGTCAAGGCCATCGCCCAGCAGATGGTCCCGGCCGGGCAGTTCCAGTGCTTCTCGAAGATCATCAACCAGGAATCCACCTGGAACTACCTGGCCGTGAACAAGTCCTCCGGGGCCTACGGCCTGGTCCAGGCGCTGCCCGGTTCGAAGATGGCCTCGGCCGGCGCGGACTGGCGCACCAACCCCGCCACGCAGATCAAGTGGGGCCTGAACTACATGGAAGACCGCTACGGCAGCCCCTGCGCCGCGTGGACCTTCCACCAGGCCAACGGCTGGTACTGA
- a CDS encoding PhoH family protein, whose product MVTSTKRRLPDRRTYVLDTSVLLADPNAISRFDEHEVVLPIVVITELEAKRHHPELGYFARQALRLLDDFRVRNGRLDAPIPLGDLGGTLRVELNHSDPGVLPAGFRLGDNDSRILAVARNLQAEGYDVTVVSKDLPLRIKASSVGLIAEEYRAELAITDGGWTGMSEIGLSGEQVDLLYSEERLYVPEAAEMPVHTGLVLQSERGKALGRVTADGNVKLVRGDRDAFGLHGRSAEQRIALDLLLDPEIGIISMGGRAGTGKSALALCAGLEAVLERRQHQKVMVFRPLYAVGGQDLGYLPGDASEKMSPWAQAVFDTLSSVAGREVIEEVLNRGMLEVLPLTHIRGRSLHDAFVIVDEAQSLERNVLLTVLSRIGANSRVVLTHDVAQRDNLRVGRYDGVVAVVEKLKGHPLFAHITLTRSERSPIAALVTEMLETL is encoded by the coding sequence GTGGTGACCAGCACAAAGCGCCGCCTGCCCGACAGGCGGACCTACGTCCTCGACACCAGCGTCCTGCTGGCAGACCCCAACGCGATCTCCCGCTTCGACGAGCACGAGGTCGTGCTCCCGATCGTGGTGATCACCGAGCTGGAGGCAAAGAGGCACCATCCCGAACTCGGCTACTTCGCGCGCCAGGCCCTGCGCCTGCTCGACGACTTCCGGGTTCGCAACGGTCGCCTGGACGCACCCATCCCATTGGGCGATCTGGGCGGCACCCTGCGCGTCGAGCTCAACCACTCCGACCCGGGCGTCCTGCCCGCCGGCTTCCGACTGGGGGACAACGACTCGCGGATCCTCGCCGTCGCCCGCAACCTCCAGGCCGAGGGCTACGACGTCACGGTCGTCTCGAAGGACCTCCCCCTGCGCATCAAGGCCTCCTCCGTGGGCCTGATCGCGGAGGAGTACCGCGCCGAACTCGCCATCACCGACGGCGGCTGGACCGGCATGAGCGAGATCGGCCTCTCCGGGGAGCAGGTCGACCTCCTCTACTCGGAGGAGCGGCTCTACGTACCGGAGGCCGCGGAAATGCCCGTGCACACCGGGCTGGTCCTGCAGTCCGAGCGCGGCAAGGCCCTGGGCCGGGTCACGGCGGACGGCAACGTCAAGCTCGTACGGGGCGACCGCGACGCCTTCGGGCTGCACGGGCGCAGCGCCGAGCAGCGCATCGCGCTGGACCTCCTCCTCGACCCCGAGATCGGGATCATCTCGATGGGAGGCCGGGCCGGCACCGGCAAGTCGGCGCTGGCGCTCTGTGCCGGCCTGGAGGCCGTGCTGGAGCGCAGGCAGCACCAGAAGGTGATGGTCTTCCGGCCGCTGTACGCGGTGGGCGGCCAGGACCTCGGCTACCTGCCCGGTGACGCCTCCGAGAAGATGAGCCCCTGGGCGCAGGCGGTCTTCGACACGCTCTCGTCGGTCGCCGGCCGCGAGGTCATCGAGGAGGTGCTGAACCGCGGGATGCTGGAGGTCCTGCCGCTCACGCACATCCGCGGCCGCTCCCTCCACGACGCCTTCGTGATCGTGGACGAGGCGCAGTCGCTGGAGCGGAACGTCCTGTTGACCGTTCTGTCCCGGATCGGGGCCAATTCGCGGGTCGTTCTGACCCACGACGTCGCCCAGCGGGACAACCTGCGGGTCGGCCGGTACGACGGAGTGGTCGCCGTGGTCGAGAAGCTGAAGGGGCATCCGCTCTTCGCGCACATCACGTTGACGCGATCCGAGCGCTCCCCGATCGCCGCTCTGGTCACCGAGATGCTGGAGACCCTCTGA
- a CDS encoding isoprenyl transferase: MKLRDLVYRLYARRVEGRLDHDAAPKHIGVILDGNRRWAKASGGTTEQGHQAGADKISEMLGWCTETDVEVVTLWMLSTDNLDRPEVELRPLLNIIENTVRGLAADGRWRVHHVGNLDILPAGTQTVLKEAEQATHDVDGILVNVAVGYGGRQEIADAVRSLLLEHARKGTSFEELAEILDIDHIAEHLYTRGQPDPDLVIRTSGEQRLSGFMLWQSAHSEYYFCEVFWPAFRKVDFLRALRDYAARHRRYGT; this comes from the coding sequence GTGAAGCTGCGCGACCTGGTGTACAGGCTTTACGCACGCCGGGTGGAAGGCCGCCTCGACCATGATGCGGCGCCCAAGCACATCGGCGTCATCCTGGACGGGAACCGCCGCTGGGCTAAGGCGTCCGGAGGTACGACGGAGCAGGGCCACCAGGCCGGAGCCGACAAGATCTCCGAGATGCTCGGCTGGTGCACGGAGACGGACGTCGAGGTCGTCACCCTGTGGATGCTCTCCACGGACAACCTGGACCGGCCCGAGGTCGAGCTCCGCCCGCTGCTCAACATCATCGAGAACACCGTGCGGGGCCTCGCCGCGGACGGCCGCTGGCGCGTCCACCACGTCGGCAACCTGGACATCCTGCCCGCGGGGACGCAGACGGTCCTCAAGGAGGCCGAGCAGGCCACCCACGACGTCGACGGGATACTCGTCAACGTCGCCGTCGGCTACGGCGGCCGCCAGGAGATCGCCGACGCCGTGCGCTCGCTGCTGCTGGAGCACGCGCGGAAGGGCACCTCCTTCGAGGAGCTCGCCGAGATCCTCGACATCGACCACATCGCCGAGCACCTCTACACGCGCGGCCAGCCCGACCCGGACCTCGTGATCCGCACCAGCGGCGAGCAGCGGCTGTCCGGATTCATGCTGTGGCAGAGCGCGCACTCCGAGTACTACTTCTGCGAGGTCTTCTGGCCGGCCTTCCGCAAGGTCGACTTCCTCCGCGCCCTGCGCGACTACGCGGCCCGCCACCGGCGCTACGGCACCTGA
- the mgrA gene encoding L-glyceraldehyde 3-phosphate reductase codes for MTDTNPYRAEPSRYDSMEYRRTGHSGLKLPAISLGLWHNFGDDRSLESQRAILRRAFDLGVTHFDLANNYGPPPGSAELNFGKIFAQDFASYRDELILSTKAGYLMHPGPYGEWGSRKYLLSSLDASLKRMGVDYVDIFYSHRFDPQTPLEETMGALASAVQQGKALYVGVSSYTAEQTAEAVRILRGMGVRPLIHQPSYSMINRWTEEDGLLDALEDAGMGCISFAPLAQGLLTDKYLKGIPADSRAAQGKSLNPDLLSDDVLRRLAGLNEIASHRGQSLAQLALTWVLRDERMTSALIGASSVRQLEQNVAALAGAPLSEEELKEIDSFAVSTPGTNIWAQRG; via the coding sequence GTGACTGATACCAATCCCTATCGGGCAGAGCCCTCGCGCTACGACTCCATGGAGTACCGGCGCACCGGCCACAGCGGCCTCAAGCTCCCCGCCATCTCCCTCGGCCTCTGGCACAACTTCGGTGACGACAGGTCTCTGGAGTCCCAGCGGGCGATCCTGCGCCGCGCCTTCGACCTCGGCGTCACCCACTTCGACCTCGCGAACAACTACGGACCGCCGCCCGGCTCGGCCGAGCTGAATTTCGGCAAGATCTTTGCGCAGGACTTCGCGTCCTACCGCGACGAGCTGATCCTCTCGACCAAGGCCGGCTACCTGATGCACCCCGGGCCGTACGGCGAGTGGGGCAGCCGCAAGTACCTGCTCAGCTCGCTCGACGCCTCGCTGAAGCGGATGGGCGTGGACTACGTCGACATCTTCTACTCGCACCGCTTCGACCCGCAGACCCCGCTGGAGGAGACCATGGGCGCCCTCGCGTCCGCGGTCCAGCAGGGCAAGGCGCTCTACGTCGGCGTCTCCTCCTACACGGCCGAGCAGACGGCCGAGGCCGTGCGGATCCTGCGCGGGATGGGCGTGCGCCCGCTCATCCACCAGCCCTCCTACTCCATGATCAACCGCTGGACGGAGGAGGACGGCCTGCTGGACGCCCTGGAGGACGCCGGCATGGGGTGCATCTCCTTCGCGCCGCTCGCGCAGGGCCTGCTGACCGACAAGTACCTCAAGGGGATCCCGGCCGACTCCCGCGCCGCCCAGGGCAAGTCGCTCAACCCCGACCTGCTCTCGGACGACGTGCTGCGCCGACTGGCCGGGCTGAACGAGATCGCCTCCCACCGCGGCCAGTCCCTGGCCCAGCTCGCGCTCACGTGGGTGCTGCGCGACGAGCGGATGACCTCGGCCCTGATCGGCGCGTCGAGCGTCCGGCAGCTGGAGCAGAACGTGGCCGCCCTGGCCGGCGCGCCGCTCTCCGAGGAGGAGCTGAAGGAGATCGACTCCTTCGCGGTGTCCACTCCCGGCACGAACATCTGGGCCCAGCGCGGCTGA
- a CDS encoding A24 family peptidase: MGVVVIVLAAGYGVAAGLLLPRAAYRLSVDPGDPWRESCPQGHRLRGWLGPARCRPPRTEPAGPGPAHAYGPRTPLPAVLTGAVCALIAAAVGVRPEAAAYAGLAPLLVLLALVDRAVHRLPDVLTLPLAAGAAALLGIAALLPGSAGSWRLALLGGGALGAAYLVLHLINPAGMGFGDVKLALSLGVALGWYGWGVWAWGAFLGLLYGALYGLTLLLRGSATRDQGFAFGPFMAAGALTGVLLGGFGA, from the coding sequence ATGGGTGTGGTCGTGATCGTTCTCGCCGCCGGGTACGGCGTGGCCGCCGGGCTGCTGCTGCCGCGCGCCGCCTACCGGCTGTCCGTGGACCCCGGGGACCCCTGGCGGGAGAGCTGCCCGCAGGGGCACCGGCTGCGCGGCTGGCTCGGCCCGGCCCGCTGCCGCCCGCCCCGGACGGAACCCGCCGGGCCGGGGCCGGCGCACGCGTACGGGCCGCGGACCCCGCTCCCGGCCGTCCTCACCGGAGCGGTCTGCGCCCTGATCGCGGCGGCCGTCGGGGTACGGCCCGAGGCGGCGGCGTACGCGGGGCTGGCCCCGCTCCTCGTCCTGCTCGCCCTCGTCGACCGGGCCGTGCACCGGCTGCCCGACGTACTGACCCTGCCGCTCGCGGCGGGGGCGGCCGCGCTGCTCGGGATCGCCGCCCTGCTGCCCGGCTCGGCCGGGTCCTGGCGGCTCGCCCTGCTCGGCGGGGGCGCGCTCGGGGCGGCGTACCTGGTGCTCCATCTGATCAACCCCGCCGGCATGGGCTTCGGCGACGTCAAGCTGGCGCTCTCGCTGGGGGTCGCTCTTGGGTGGTACGGGTGGGGGGTATGGGCGTGGGGGGCCTTCCTGGGCCTCCTCTACGGTGCGCTGTACGGCCTGACGCTGCTCCTGCGCGGCTCCGCGACCCGTGACCAGGGCTTCGCCTTCGGCCCCTTCATGGCGGCCGGCGCACTCACCGGAGTGCTGCTGGGTGGTTTCGGAGCGTAA
- a CDS encoding DUF192 domain-containing protein: MAHWHDGPAALRVGSDPAPIPLEVAASYRARTRGLLGRDGIDGAMLLTPAASVHTFRMRFAIDVAYLDRNLRVLDVVTMAPGRLGLPRLRARHVLEASAGAMAGWGLAAGTTLEVDTA, from the coding sequence ATGGCGCACTGGCATGACGGTCCCGCCGCGTTGCGGGTCGGCTCCGACCCCGCACCGATCCCGCTGGAGGTCGCCGCCTCCTACCGGGCGAGGACGCGCGGGCTGCTCGGCCGGGACGGGATCGACGGGGCGATGCTGCTGACCCCCGCGGCGAGCGTGCACACCTTCCGGATGCGGTTCGCGATCGACGTGGCGTACCTGGACCGGAACCTGCGCGTGCTCGACGTGGTCACCATGGCTCCCGGGCGGCTCGGACTGCCCCGGCTGCGCGCCCGGCACGTCCTGGAGGCGTCGGCGGGCGCCATGGCCGGCTGGGGTCTGGCGGCCGGGACCACGCTGGAAGTGGACACCGCCTAG
- a CDS encoding SMI1/KNR4 family protein, protein MTENARIKALEQIMPATHGADEDVDWPAAETAWGTRFPADFIAFMGRFGAGSINGEASILLPMPKPGLQWDPAEMAEETENARQMWVAEGGRSAFDVDPEAIIAWGVTGGSDILCWLTSDPDPDRWPVLVCGRHTADSFAVYPYGMAEFLYLLCSDEFDVSPVSITFWDGGHLSFVHWRKAQRRWQEGRNPETGEPDPYAGEFTD, encoded by the coding sequence ATGACGGAGAACGCGCGGATCAAGGCGCTGGAGCAGATCATGCCGGCGACGCACGGCGCCGACGAGGACGTCGACTGGCCCGCGGCCGAGACGGCGTGGGGAACCCGTTTCCCGGCGGACTTCATCGCGTTCATGGGCCGGTTCGGCGCCGGCTCCATCAACGGCGAGGCGAGCATCCTGCTGCCGATGCCCAAGCCCGGGCTGCAGTGGGATCCGGCCGAGATGGCCGAGGAGACGGAGAACGCCCGGCAGATGTGGGTGGCGGAGGGCGGTCGTTCGGCCTTCGACGTGGACCCGGAGGCGATCATCGCCTGGGGCGTCACGGGCGGCTCGGACATCCTGTGCTGGCTGACCTCCGACCCCGATCCGGACCGCTGGCCGGTGCTGGTGTGCGGCCGGCACACCGCCGACTCCTTCGCCGTGTACCCGTACGGCATGGCCGAGTTCCTCTACCTGCTCTGCTCCGACGAGTTCGACGTGAGCCCGGTCAGCATCACCTTCTGGGACGGCGGGCACCTGAGCTTCGTGCACTGGCGCAAGGCGCAGCGCCGTTGGCAGGAGGGCCGCAACCCGGAGACGGGCGAGCCCGACCCGTACGCGGGCGAATTCACCGACTGA